In a genomic window of Erinaceus europaeus chromosome 12, mEriEur2.1, whole genome shotgun sequence:
- the CFAP97D1 gene encoding sperm axonemal maintenance protein CFAP97D1 → MNNSLDYLAYPVIVSNHRQSTNFRKKLDFGHYIFHKNRIQIVKPTVDTKPPAAHTHHILKLSKLQGEQKRIDKIEYENKQLCQKIANAHRGPAKVDCWNEYFSKSLNRETRNRELVRITMENQGILKRLGDRKPHYDRKLSELDWQNSRRYIRNTTRYRLSRDE, encoded by the exons ATGAACAATTCCCTGGATTATCTAGCCTACCCTGTAATCGTTTCTAATCATAGGCAGAGCACAAACTTCAGAAAGAAACTGGACTTCGGCCACTATATATTTCACAAAAATAGAATCCAAATAG TGAAACCAACTGTTGATACCAAACCTCCAGCGGCGCACACCCATCACATTTTAAAACTGAGCAAATTACAG GGTGAACAAAAAAGAATTGACAAAATAGAATATGAAAATAAGCAACTGTGTCAGAAAATCGCAAATGCCCATCGTGGCCCTGCTAAGGTGGATTGCTGGAatgaatatttttcaaaaag TTTAAACAGAGAAACGAGGAACCGGGAATTAGTGAGAATTACCATGGAAAACCAGGGTATTCTGAAGAGGCTTGGTGACCGCAAACCCCACTACGACCGCAAGTTGTCTGAGCTAGACTGGCAG aattCAAGACGTTATATCAGAAATACAACAAGATATCGTCTCTCCCGAGATGAATAG
- the DUSP3 gene encoding dual specificity protein phosphatase 3 yields the protein MRDETQQLSHLPGTQVPATREGKDEGNEVESSSCQVSSRAVHSGPGVQGSASAMSGSFELSVQDLNDLLSDGSGCYSLPSQPCNEVAPRIYVGNASVAQDIPKLQKIGITHVLNAAEGRSFMHVNTNASFYKDSGITYLGIKANDTQDFNLGAYFEKAADFIDQALAHKNGRVLVHCREGYSRSPTLVIAYLMLRQKMDVKSALSLVRQNREIGPNDGFLTQLCQLNDRLVKEGKLKL from the exons ATGAGGGATGAGACTCAGCAGCTGTCTCACCTGCCTGGGACACAGGTGCCAGCTACACGGGAAGGAAAAG ATGAAGGAAATGAAGTTGAAAGCAGCAGTTGCCAAGTTAGTAGCAGAGCTGTGCACAG CGGCCCCGGCGTGCAGGGCTCGGCCTCCGCCATGTCGGGCTCGTTCGAGCTCTCGGTGCAGGATCTCAACGACCTGCTTTCGGACGGCAGCGGATGCTACAGCCTCCCGAGCCAGCCCTGCAACGAGGTCGCCCCCAGGATCTACGTGGGCAACGC GTCTGTGGCTCAAGACATCCCCAAGCTGCAGAAAATAGGCATCACTCACGTCCTGAATGCTGCTGAAGGCAGGTCCTTCATGCATGTCAACACCAATGCCAGCTTCTACAAGGACTCTGGCATCACCTACCTGGGCATCAAGGCCAACGACACACAGGACTTCAATCTTGGTGCCTACTTTGAAAAGGCTGCAGATTTCATCGACCAGGCCTTGGCACATAAGAATG GTCGGGTGCTTGTCCACTGCCGTGAAGGATACAGCCGCTCCCCAACTCTCGTTATCGCGTACCTCATGCTGCGCCAGAAGATGGATGTCAAGTCAGCCCTGAGCCTTGTGAGACAGAACCGTGAGATTGGCCCCAACGATGGTTTCCTGACCCAGCTCTGCCAACTCAATGACAGACTTGTCAAGGAGGGGAAATTGAAACTCTAG